GCATTCAGGCCAGCAGCCGGGAGACACTGGAGGGGAAAAGTGTGATCTGGGGGCCCGAGCCTCAGGCGCAGGTGGTGACCACAGGGGCCAGGGACACCGGGGCCGCCGAGGACGCAGAAGGCGCACCCCCCTTCTCCGccttcttctccttttgcttGAGGTGGATCTTGGCGTGGCGCTTGCGCTCGTCGCTGCGCGCAAACTTGCGCCCGCAGAACTCGCAGGCAAAGGGCTTCTCGCCCGTATGCGTGCGGATGTGAGTGGTAAGGTGGTCGCTGCGGCTGAAGCTCCGCATGCAGATCCGGCACTGGAAGGGCTTGTGGCCCGTGTGGATGCGCAGATGCCGGGTCAGCTCGTCCGAGCGGCTGAAACGGCGGTCGCAGCCCTCCGCCGGGCACGCGTGGGGCCGCTCGTGGAGCGGGGTCTTGCTGGGTCGGTTGGGGTACTTGCGGGGCCGGATGGGCTTGAGCGTGAGCGGCGGCTGGGGCAGGCTGCCAAAGCCCGGGTGGATCTGCTTGTCTTTGAATGCCTTGATGGTCTCCAGGGGGGTAATAGGGGGCGGGTTGACCCGGATGGGGTCCATGCCCTGGAAGGGCTTGTGCTCCGGAATGGAGCCCATGTCGTTGGGGTGGTGGTATAGGTTGTAGTCAGGAATCATGGGGAAGAGATTGCTGTCCAAGGCCGGTTTGGCCGATTGGTAATCCTGGGGGGAATAGGCGAGCCCGGGGTTGCCCTGGGGGTCGTGGAAAGACACAGGCTCCGAGTAGAGATCACTGCAGTTAGAATAGGGGGGCAGCGCCGGATACATGGCCTCCACTTCCCCCTGCGGCGGCTGCACCATGCTGGCCGTGGAGGTTTGCGTGCTGAGTGCCCCAGAGGCCGGGGGCACCCCCAAGATGCCGGCGCTCATGAGGCTAATGATGTTGTCCTGGCACCAGTTGGAAGGGGAGTCGAAGGCGAACTTTCCCAAGTAGGTCACGGTcttgttgccaggggctggctgGAAGGAGCCCGAATAAGAGAGTTCCGGGTTGGGTTTCTCGTTGGTCAGACCGATGTCCATCACATTCTCTGCGGAGAgcgggggagagaggggaggggtgagTGAAGCCGAGTCGGCTCCCAGGCCGGGGCGCCCAGGTCCTTGCCCAGGTGTGGAGGTGCGGCCGGGTGGAGTGCGCAGCGCATGGGGTAGGCTGCGCCAGGCGCAAAGCGGGCGGTGCCGCGCTCCCGGGCGCAACCTGGATACAGCAAAATACTACTGATCGGGGTGTGGAGTGGCTGCTGCACACACACCGCACACGCCGTACACACACACTCccgtaccacacacacacacacacacacacacaggcgcgAGCGCGAGAAGCATTGTTGTTATTCCCGAGGTGGGGCGGGCAGGTAGCTGCAGCTACAGGTAGTTTCAGACCCGGAGCGCGCTGGGCTTTCGCTCTCCAGCGCACACAACTCGGCCTCTTCCCCTAGCGCTGTCCGCGCCGGACCCCACGCCTCTCCTGCCCCGACGAAGCCCCCGGTGCGCACTGCGCCCGGGGAGCTGACCCGGAGCGCTCCGACGCTTTGTCCGCGGCGCGTAGAGGGGTGCTGTCCGCAAAGGGAGCTCTCCCgccgcctcccccagccccagcctcctcCGGGCCTGAAGGAGCTTTCGGCTTTTGCTGGAGGGGGAAAGCCCAGCCTCAGCTTAGCGAGAGTGGAGGGCGGCGGAAAACCGGCCGGTGTCTCCATGGCGGGAGTGGCCGCTCTTCCCAAGCTCCTCGGTCCGGGGATCGTCCCCCGTGGCAGCCCCCGCGCGGGTGGGCCcccaccttctcccctccccgccGTCCCCACACCCCCACGGCTTTGCTGAACGCCCTGGAAAGGCAGCGTCGCAGTACCTCTCCCACCGCGGGGACTCCACGCCGCACATGGCTCCATCCCGGGTGGGAGGCTGAGGGAGTAAGGGGGGAGAGCGCGGGTGAAAAGGGACGTTGGGCTCCTCCCGGGAAAGGGGGCGACAGCATTACGCCTTGCGCACAGCCCGGCGATCGCGCCCCCTAAGTGGAGAACCCCAGAGCCGCTTGCACCTACCTCCCTTCGGTCGGCGGCTGCCCCCACCCGGGAGAACCGAAGCCTCTACCGTGGCGTCGCCAACCGAGCCTTCCCGATCGGGGAGGGCGGGAGGAGTGGGTGGGAAAAGCAACTCGCCCCCCGGAAAATTCCCAGCGCGCCCcccatctctccatccatccatccatccatccatctatccatccatccatccatccctccatccatccatccatcgctAGCTcgttccctcctcctcttcctctctccctttccttcctcgCCGCCTCCCCGCCGCCCTTACCTGTAGCCATCTGATTGTAATGGGCTACCGAGTCGCTGCTGCCAGAAAAGAGGTTGAGCGCGCTGGGGATCTCCTCGGGGTACAGATTGTCAGGCAGTTGGTTTAGCAAACTGCTCATGGTCACCGGCAGCTTCTCGGCGAGTTTGCCGGTCATAGCACTCCcgagctgccgccgccgccgccaccgccaccgccgccgctcGCTCCTAACGCAGCTTCCAGGCAAGCGGCATCGGAGAGGCGATCCGTGGTGCAGGGGAAAAGCATGCGAGAGGGAAAGTtcgggaggaggggggagggaagaggggaaggggtgggcctggggaggggatcTTCTCTTTttagggggtgggtgggagagagggcaAAGGAGGGTAATCCTCTTTGGTGCCTCAGCTGGTGCCGTAAGAGGCTGGGtcgtggcgggggggggggcgtgtgtggggtgggtgggtgggtgctggGCTGGGGGGGGATCTCGGCCCAAGGGGGTCGCACGCGGCCTCAGTACTGATATCACAAACAGACGCGCGCCCgcggcccccccgccccccgatccgccaccgccaccgccgcCACCGTCGccactgccgccgccgccgcctctgccgctgctgctgccgctgctaccaccaccaccagccccgCAGCTTCCTAGCAAGCTCACTGCTGCCCAAAAGCTCCCAGCCAGGGAACTCCACCAGCCTATTTATCTGAGCCCCGGGAAAGCTCCGTGACGTAGCTGCCCATATATGGACAGACAAAGCCCAGCCGAAGGGGCGCGACGTCACAATGGAAGCTCCTCACAATGGAACATTAGAAAGCAGGAAGCGGGCCGCAGCCAACGTGCGGCGCCCGCACCGCTCGCGgatcttaaaaaaagagagagagaaagaaatagaagagaagaaggaaagaaaattcgagaggagagaggaaagaggggtGTAACTGAACGCGCGGCGTAAAGGACGCAGCGCGGGGGTGAAAGAGCAATAATCGCCTGAGTGTTTATTTGATGTCTGCACTAGGAGAGCGCGCTTGTAGGAGAGGGGGCCGTGGGGTGGGGTCGTTCGCAAGTGGCCTCCAACAGCCCCCcagcaggaagaaagagaattgaaaacactcGGCGGGGTCCCTTTGCAGCCTGGGAACTTCTGGGGAACCCGGAAAGTGTGCGCTCCGACCCTGCCCCGGCCGCTCTTCTCGCGTCCAGGATCCTGCCTGGGACTGGGACAAAGTCCCTCTGAGGAGGATTCCAGCGGGTCAGGGATCTCTGGTCCAGTATCCCGGGAACTTTTGTGCCGCCCTCCCTCCGATGCGCCGCCCACAGCCCTGCTGCTCCCTGGGCCCCTGACCCTGGGCTGACACCCGGCTGAGCCCAGTGGCTGGGAGATTCGTAGCTGCATAGCGGCTGCGCGGGAGGCGAGAACTCCTCACCTTGGGGGTCGAGGATGTGCAGTTTTGGTGGTGAAGGAGAAGGAATGAAGTTGAGGGGATAGGGAACACGTGCACCAAACCCTCCATAAATTCCCTAATGGTGCCAAAGCACCCCTTTGGCCACGGGATGGCAGGAGGGCCCAGCAGGCCCAGGCGCAGTCGCTGTCTATTGCTGCCTGCGAAGGGCCCGCCACTGAGTTGCGGCAGGAGCCTGCCGAACCACAGTCTCTGAGCCACCACGGCGACCTCCCCTGCTCTCTACCCTCCCCCTCGCCTTCCACAGGGCTGTCCCCATTGCTGACTGCCGGCGCCCTGCAGTCAAGGGCTGCCTGTTTGCCGACCCCGAGAGCTGTCACCTCCCAGAGAGACAGCAGATCCCGGGGGCGGCTATGTTCCCCGAGGCCTGTTTTC
The window above is part of the Eubalaena glacialis isolate mEubGla1 chromosome 9, mEubGla1.1.hap2.+ XY, whole genome shotgun sequence genome. Proteins encoded here:
- the EGR3 gene encoding early growth response protein 3, whose translation is MTGKLAEKLPVTMSSLLNQLPDNLYPEEIPSALNLFSGSSDSVAHYNQMATENVMDIGLTNEKPNPELSYSGSFQPAPGNKTVTYLGKFAFDSPSNWCQDNIISLMSAGILGVPPASGALSTQTSTASMVQPPQGEVEAMYPALPPYSNCSDLYSEPVSFHDPQGNPGLAYSPQDYQSAKPALDSNLFPMIPDYNLYHHPNDMGSIPEHKPFQGMDPIRVNPPPITPLETIKAFKDKQIHPGFGSLPQPPLTLKPIRPRKYPNRPSKTPLHERPHACPAEGCDRRFSRSDELTRHLRIHTGHKPFQCRICMRSFSRSDHLTTHIRTHTGEKPFACEFCGRKFARSDERKRHAKIHLKQKEKKAEKGGAPSASSAAPVSLAPVVTTCA